From the Purpureocillium takamizusanense chromosome 6, complete sequence genome, one window contains:
- a CDS encoding uncharacterized protein (COG:S~EggNog:ENOG503NXI1): MDPGPSDGKRPRLSSWSASTAQTSSLPHPHATQTSQRPPPLHSTPHPPQQHPQHQQHHTAAGQYSQAYPPRAAEHSSAPPPPPPPAGVHGHVQHPQHHQHQQHTDVDRRPYEPDTLAPMQDPYRTHQQQQQPPSPVHAAYHTYPPRESIVKREVVEDPRRPNSTGHAPDSLPPQPHAVPGTQASAPLQPSTFPSDGQPRHMSYDNGSSVPPTPGVYRAPTFPPPTPSQQPYDAHGAYPAEPFYSVYSSVASAKKKNTRASQACDQCRQLKAKCDETKPCKTCRDKGTECRYRDPVPKATDKAQADLLEGMAIVQNAVHNALQAFGERMTKLEDKVSQIYDCLHLKQSPATEEDVKTINHGSPLFEERRDSHYSGIDIPRDQIVTPTERNAMREAAEEDKLEDEPGPPVLPGEPAIPMNHTTLAGLLLDWDPIKHLTRHHVERVGIRHVGEFPISQEQNRGQLIVYGRGEAPHPSHQPRELLDHSRLPDVADDSSDMASPSPAADWGHVNGGLSPGEQVDYRGGALAFDGNPDFSESKVWPYVESFKENILNMHPIIQPRVLHEWVEHFLDSLPRVQPKTSKPQTSHKAFAVRASMETTGSKRKRSPGPEYEGSTTTGPVRAGKPDRTINTALVLTILALGKICLHRGNVPDAVHHSDQVPHGSPYSRNGVPPSPTQGSPPSHSTHSQSSGLASPKEPDRLPPSRRSSIPGQGAVRQGYDLKKNYEVIPGLEYFAFATDILGNHMGGVTNMKHVYANIFAGLYYGQLARPIESFAFIHSAGYKLQVLMRP; encoded by the exons ATGGATCCAGGACCTTCTGACGGAAAACGCCCTCGCCTCTCATCTTGGTCAGCTTCCACAGCGCAAACTTCTTCCCTCCCACATCCTCATGCTACTCAAACCTCTCAACGCCCACCACCCCTCCACTCGACTCCTCACCCACCTCAGCAACACCCacagcatcaacaacaccacACGGCCGCAGGACAGTACAGTCAGGCATaccctcctcgagctgctgaaCATTCctctgcgccgccaccaccgccgcctcccgcggGCGTACACGGCCATGTTCAGCACCCGCAACACCAtcaacaccagcagcataCTGAcgtcgaccgccgcccatACGAACCGGACACTCTTGCACCTATGCAGGACCCCTACCGAactcaccagcagcaacagcaaccaCCATCGCCCGTGCATGCTGCGTATCATACGTATCCCCCGCGCGAGTCGATTGTGAAGAGAGAGGTGGTAGAAgaccctcggcggccgaaTTCAACCGGGCATGCGCCCGATAGCCTGCCACCTCAGCCTCACGCTGTGCCTGGCACGCAGGCTTCTGCGCCCCTCCAGCCGTCTACGTTCCCGTCAGATGGCCAACCTCGACACATGAGTTACGACAATGGCTCCTCGGTTCCCCCAACGCCGGGCGTATATCGTGCACCGACCTTCCCTCCACCTACGCCGTCGCAGCAACCTTATGACGCCCACGGCGCATATCCCGCAGAACCCTTCTATAGCGTATATTCGTCTGTGGCCTCGGCCAAGAAAAAGAATACGCGAGCGTCGCAG GCTTGTGATCAGTGCCGCCAACTCAAGGCAAAGTGCGATGAGACGAAGCCTTGCAAAACATGCAGAGACAAGGGTACTGAATGCAGATACCGAGACCCTGTCCCGAAGGC TACCGACAAGGCTCAGGCCGATCTTCTCGAAGGTATGGCGATCGTGCAGAATGCCGTGCATAACGCCCTGCAGGCGTTCGGCGAACGCATGACGAAGCTGGAGGACAAAGTTTCCCAAATCTACGATTGTCTTCACCTGAAACAGAGTCCGGCGACCGAAGAGGACGTCAAAACAATCAATCACGGGTCGCCTTTATTCGAGGAAAGGCGCGACAGCCATTACTCTGGGATCGACATACCGCGCGATCAGATCGTCACCCCTACAGAGCGTAACGCCatgcgcgaggcggctgAGGAGGACAAGCTCGAAGATGAACCGGGTCCACCCGTTCTTCCCGGAGAACCAGCTATCCCGATGAATCACACAACGCTGGCCGGGCTCCTCTTGGACTGGGATCCCATCAAACACCTCACGAGACATCATGTGGAACGCGTCGGCATCCGTCATGTCGGCGAGTTTCCCATTAGTCAGGAGCAGAACCGGGGTCAGCTCATCGTctacggccgcggcgaggcacCTCATCCGTCACACCAGCCAAGAGAGCTTCTGGATCACAGTCGGCTACCGGACGTGGCAGACGACTCTTCCGATatggcatcgccatcaccagcagctgACTGGGGACATGTCAACGGCGGTCTCAGCCCGGGTGAGCAGGTGGACTATCGAGGCGGGGCACTTGCATTTGACGGCAATCCAGACTTTTCGGAGTCCAAGGTCTGGCCCTACGTGGAGAGCTTCAAGGAAAACATCCTTAATATGCATCCAATCATCCAGCCTAGGGTGCTACATGAATGGGTCGAGCACTTCCTAGATAGTTTGCCAAGGGTCCAACCCAAAACGTCAAAACCGCAGACCTCGCACAAGGCGTTTGCCGTTCGAGCCTCCATGGAGACCACAGGGTCGAAGCGCAAGCGATCTCCGGGGCCAGAATATGAGGGGTCCACGACGACAGGCCCGGTGAGGGCTGGGAAGCCAGACAGGACGATCAACACCGCCTTGGTCCTCACGATCTTGGCATTGGGGAAAATCTGTCTACACCGTGGTAACGTTCCAGACGCCGTCCATCACTCCGACCAAGTTCCGCACGGTAGCCCTTATAGCCGCAATGGggtgccgccgtcaccaacGCAAGGCTCTCCCCCCAGTCATTCCACACACTCGCAATCCTCAGGCCTAGCATCACCTAAGGAGCCGGACCGCTTGCCTCCGAGTCGACGGTCGTCGATCCCCGGTCAAGGTGCGGTCCGCCAGGGTTATGATCTCAAGAAGAACTATGAAGTAATACCAGGCTTGGAGTACTTCGCCTTCGCCACCGACATCTTGGGAAACCACATGGGGGGTGTTACTAACATGAAGCACGTATATGCCAATATTTTCGCGGGTCTCTACTATGGCCAGCTCGCGCGTCCCATAGAGAGCTTTGCCTTCATTCATTCAGCTGGTTATAAGCTTCAGGTCCTGATGCGGCCGTAA
- the utp15 gene encoding U3 small nucleolar RNA-associated protein 15 (COG:S~BUSCO:EOG09261MMR~EggNog:ENOG503NXEF), translating to MAAPVGPLPQLKLPSGPSPVTAEQRYWRTFKNQVLVPSPTSYPVTHISCTSDAFAMTTGTRVQIFSSRTRKLVKTITRFGDVARSGEMRRDGRVLVAGDDTGKMQVFDVNSRAILKTWTEHKQPVWMTRWSPTELTTLLSASDDRTVRLWDLPSTAGPTTTFVGHGDYVRCADFMPGTTANMVVSGSYDSTVKLWDPRIGSTSAVMTFKHADPVEAVLPMPSGTTVLAAAGSNVSVLDLVAARPLHMISNHQKTVTSMSLASGGRRLVTGGLEGHVKVFETTGWNVVNSTKYQSPILSVLVIPDTQQYPAGESTDRHLAVGMQSGVLSVRTRLTGAEATKEKAREKEMAALLGGDIASFDAKKSKRKRRIEAASRLDLAGEGADVIIANDSRSSRKKELPWHKDLRTGHFARALDQVIDRSAPHHSSLNALQVLLALRHRGAMRDALEGRDEQTVEPVIKWVCSHICDPRYVSVCVEAGLHLLDLYAEYVGASAELREGFRTLHRRVKVEVERAQVACQTGGMLESLMLGVA from the coding sequence ATGGCAGCGCCCGTGGGACCGCTCCCGCAGCTCAAgctgccgtcgggcccgtcgcccgtGACGGCAGAGCAGCGGTACTGGCGGACCTTCAAGAACCAAGTgctggtgccgtcgccgacgagctaCCCGGTCACGCACATCTCGTGCACGAGCGATGCCTtcgccatgacgacgggcacgcgCGTGCAGATATTCTCGAGCCGGACGCGGAAGCTGGTCAAGACCATTACGCGCTTCGGCGACGTGGCGCGCAGCGGCGAgatgcgccgcgacggcagggtgctggtggcgggaGACGACACGGGCAAGATGCAGGTCTTTGACGTCAACTCGCGCGCCATCCTCAAGACGTGGACCGAGCACAAGCAGCCCGTCTGGATGACAAGGTGGTCGCCCACGGAGCTGACGACGCTCCTCAGCGCCTCCGACGACCGCACCGTCCGCCTCTGGGACCTGCCCAGCACCGCCGGCCCGACCACGACCTttgtcggccacggcgactATGTCCGCTGCGCAGACTTCATGCCCGGCACCACGGCAAACATGGTCGTCTCGGGCAGCTACGACTCGACCGTCAAGCTGTGGGACCCGCGCATCGGGAGCACCTCCGCCGTCATGACCTTCAAGCACGCCGACCCCGTCGAGGCTGTCCTACCCATGCCCTCGGGCACcaccgtgctcgccgccgccggctccaaCGTCAGCgtgctcgacctcgtcgccgcccggcccctgCACATGATCTCCAACCACCAGAAGACGGTCACGTCCATgagcctcgcctcgggcggccgccgcctcgtcaccggcggcctcgagggccacgtCAAGGTCTTTGAGACGACGGGCTGGAACGTTGTCAATAGCACAAAGTATCAGTCGCCCATTCTGTCCGTCCTGGTCATCCCCGACACCCAACAATATCCTGCTGGCGAGTCGACGGACcgccacctcgccgtcggcatgcAGTCGGGCGTGCTGAGCGTGCGCACCCGTCTGACGGGTGCCGAGGCGACCAAAGAGAAGGCGCGCGAGAAGGAGATGGCTGCGCTACTGGGTGGCGACATCGCCTCCTTCGACGCCAAGAAGTCgaagcgcaagcgccgcatcgaggccgccagccgcctcgaCCTGGCCGGGGAGGGTGCCGACGTGATCATCGCCAACGACAGCCGCAGCTCGCGCAAGAAGGAGCTCCCCTGGCATAAGGACCTGCGGACGGGCCActtcgcccgcgccctcgaccagGTCATAGACAGGTCGGCGCCGCATCACTCGTCCCTCAACGCCCTGCAGgtgctgctcgcgctgcgccatcgcggcgcgatgcgcgatgcgctcgagggccgcgacgagcagACGGTCGAGCCCGTCATTAAATGGGTGTGCTCGCACATCTGCGACCCGCGCTACGTGAGCGTctgcgtcgaggccggcctgcaCTTGCTCGACCTCTACGCCGAATAcgtcggcgcctcggccgagctgcgcgagggcTTCCGCACCCTGCACCGGAGggtcaaggtcgaggtcgagcgcgcCCAGGTCGCGTGCCAAACGGGCGGCATGCTGGAGAGTCTGATGCTCGGTGTCGCGTGA
- the ATG5 gene encoding autophagy protein 5 (COG:C~EggNog:ENOG503P0PP) produces MSSAASIAQTLWDARIPLHITHESAPNTPFIAAVPRFSYLALLLPRLSAFFGAPCSSFHFEDVQLRNLAAGLLVDLYRPALPWRLTVADGVGWDIADTFLNCVKEADFIRNGNANQIMKMSKEHTTQLWNAVIDNDFASFSKVNARLLNAPTALKHVPLRIYIPSVKPSTAAADAAQDTSSPDAAQVAETGSFRVFQSLVPAAGPDRKPRLLGQALKEAMPRLFPSSRDPVLAGVLLHGAPVPFEAPIGELMRDAAYPDGWLCLVVVV; encoded by the exons AtgtcgtccgccgcctccatcgcgcAGACCCTCTGGGACGCGCGCATCCCGCTGCACATCACGCACGAGTCGGCGCCGAACACAcccttcatcgccgccgtcccgcgcTTCAGCTacctcgcgctgctgctgccgcgcctctCGGCCTTCTTCGGCGCCCCCTGCTCCAGCTTCCACTTCGAGGACGTCCAGCTGCGCaacctcgccgcgggcctgctcgtcgacctGTACCgccccgccctgccctggcgcctgaccgtcgccgacggcgtcggctggGACATTGCCGACACCTTTCTCAACTGCGTCAAGGAG GCCGACTTCATCCgcaacggcaacgccaaCCAAATCATGAAAATGTCCAAGGAGCACACCACGCAGCTCTGgaacgccgtcatcgacaacgACTTTGCTTCCTTCAGCAAGGTCAACGCGCGGCTGCTCAACGCCCCCACCGCGCTCAAGCACGTGCCCCTGCGCATCTACATCCCCTCGGTCAAGCCCTCGacagcagccgccgacgccgcccaggacaCCAGCAGCCCGGACGCAGCGCAGGTCGCCGAGACGGGATCCTTCAGGGTCTTCCAGTCGCTTGTCCCCGCGGCCGGTCCGGACCGCAAGCCCCGACTGCTGGGgcaggcgctcaaggaggccatGCCCCGGCTGTTCCCCAGCAGTCGCGATCCGGTGCTCGCGGGCGTGCTCTTACATGGGGCGCCGGTGCCGTTCGAGGCACCCATCGGGGAGCTCATGCGAGATGCGGCGTACCCTGACGGCTGGCTTTGCCTAGTCGTCGTTGTTTGA
- a CDS encoding uncharacterized protein (EggNog:ENOG503NYXV~COG:K~COG:L), whose amino-acid sequence MQARLLTRETGELGPNEFARTVASDLVRSFAPAPQHRFNGSVLQGADASDASDRPHTIRAHAAGVSSLALEKFDGRLLVSGGAEGAIKIWDLEESGNPHRPHAYRPVATIARSARDQRGGGHSHGVTHLDFYPFDPDAFLSSSYDKRLKLWSTQRGALSAEFDLNATIYSHATSPVADHLLVACATQHSNVRLVDLKSGSAVQALVAHGGPVLCAAWSPRREHILASGHADGKVRIWDTRRAGGVVAQLDQEDSLGVVHRFRHAAAAGADWDRVPHFRAAAQAHDEAVNGLQWTDDGRYIVSAGLDRRIRVWDAATGANTLASFGSLVQNQHAKTASIVVTPSGLADGRELLFWANDQEILVMDLHEGSLVTRLRSPGSSNPVGPRGSEMGRNRITTVAWRGVGGGGRQMGSAMGGGNAVGGIYSAHLDGQIRAWMPQIPGPDDIDETEDLDEDEEVRRKKRKAVDDAYRSLMGRQITFT is encoded by the coding sequence ATGCAGGCTCGCCTCCTGACCCGTGAGACGGGTGAGCTCGGTCCAAACGAGTTTGCGCGCACCGTCGCCTCCGACCTCGTGCGATCGtttgcgcccgcgccgcagcaccgCTTCAATGGCTCGGTCCTCCAAGGCGCCGACGCGTCCGACGCGAGCGACCGGCCGCACACAATACGCGctcacgccgccggcgtcagcAGCCTGGCGCTAGAAAAGTTCGACGGGCGCCTGCTTGtgtctggcggcgccgagggggcCATCAAGATATGGGACCTCGAGGAGAGCGGCAACCCGCACAGGCCGCATGCGTATCGTCCCGTGGCCACGATTGCGCGCTCAGCGAGGGACcaacggggcggcggccacagTCACGGGGTGACGCATCTCGACTTCTACCCCTTCGACCCGGACGCCTTCCTGTCGAGCTCGTACGACAAGCGGCTCAAGCTCTGGTCcacgcagcgcggcgccttGTCGGCCGAGTTCGACCTCAACGCCACGATCTACTCGCACGCGACGAGCCCCGTGGCCGACCACCTCCTGGTTGCGTGCGCGACGCAGCACTCCAACGTGCGCCTCGTGGACCTCAAGTCCGGGTCGGCCgtgcaggccctcgtcgcgcacggCGGGCCGGTCCTCTGCGCGGCGTGGAGCCCGCGCCGGGAGCACATCCTCGCGAGCggccacgccgacggcaaggtgcGCATCTGGGACACGCGTCGCGccggcggtgtcgtcgcgcagctggaCCAGGAGGATTCGCTGGGCGTGGTGCACCGCTTCCgccacgctgccgccgcgggcgccgactGGGATCGCGTGCCGCACttccgcgcggcggcacaggcgcacgacgaggcggtcaaCGGGCTGCAGTggaccgacgacgggcggtATATTGTgtcggccggcctcgacagGCGCATCCGGGTCTgggacgcggcgacgggggccaACACGCTGGCCAGCTTCGGGTCGCTCGTGCAGAACCAGCACGCCAAGACTGCGAGCATCGTGGTGACGCCCTCGGGGCTGGCTGACGGCCGCGAACTGCTGTTCTGGGCCAACGACCAGGAGATTCTCGTGATGGATTTGCACGAGGGCAGCCTGGTGACGCGCCTGCGCAGCCCCGGCTCGTCGAACCCAGTTGGGCCACGGGGGAGTGAGATGGGCAGGAACCGCATCACGACAGTCGCATGGCGGGGTGTaggtggtggaggaaggCAGATGGGCTCTGCCATGGGCGGAGGCAACGCAGTGGGTGGCATCTATAGCGCTCACCTTGATGGGCAGATCCGCGCGTGGATGCCGCAGATACCCGGGCCAGACGATATAGACGAGACGGAAGACCtcgatgaagatgaagaagtGCGAcggaagaagagaaaggccgtcgacgatgcatACAGGAGTCTGATGGGCAGGCAGATAACTTTTACATGA
- a CDS encoding uncharacterized protein (EggNog:ENOG503P66C), protein MDPSDEKSQLSEPQSPRVPDLSETDPNRGGRRRRRRLATVYDAVAGQVSVRQVFQDEGEKHANQQQAGIAASRRPTASATSAANSVRHPTRRVPIGPDEVLFRRRDAPQRYAEYDVYAAHERDLPRGGRGVLPESDLLKAIHTYTSRYYGAMQRGRAQRQRGQAPQPRMPRHGVDERSMDETALLAFGILLEEAGRAILGQRGDLVFTEGEGVGMPEYQRAAMNLATGDEVAFSDDGVTGDNRSRGISVPAPVATVGYQEAGSWKRSNRGPKRRKVSNQEQSDGDDNQKSRGYLDIGGAGYHGLHPAEDARAG, encoded by the exons ATGGATCCCTCAGACGAAAAATCACAGCTGTCGGAGCCCCAAAGCCCCAGGGTGCCCGACCTATCCGAGACGGATCCGAATCGggggggccgtcgccggcgacggcggctggcaACCGTGTACGACGCTGTGGCAG GCCAGGTGTCTGTCCGTCAAGTCTTCCAAGACGAAGGGGAGAAGCACGCGAACCAACAGCAGGCGGGGATCGCGGCGAGTCGCCGCCCAACGGCATCCGCGACGTCAGCCGCCAACAGCGTCAGACACCCAACCCGGCGCGTCCCTATTGGGCCTGACGAGGTGCTCTTTCGGCGACGGGACGCGCCGCAGCGCTACGCCGAGTACGACGTGTATGCCGCCCACGAGCGGGACctgcctcgcggcggccgcggtgtTCTTCCGGAAAGCGACCTTCTCAAGGCTATTCACACGTATACCAGCAGGTACTACGGGGCTATGCAGCGCGGTCGTGCTCAACGCCAGCGTGGGCAGGCGCCGCAACCTAGGATGCCGCGCCACGGCGTTGATGAGCGCAGCATGGACGAGACGGCCCTGTTGGCCTTTGGAATCTTGCTCGAGGAAGCTGGGCGTGCGATACTCGGCCAACGTGGCGACTTAGTCTTcaccgagggcgagggcgtgggtATGCCGGAATACCAGCGTGCCGCAATGAATTTGGCAACCGGAGATGAGGTGGCGTTTTCTGATGACGGAGTGACCGGCGACAACAGGAGTCGGGGCATCTCTGTACCTGCGCCAGTCGCGACTGTTGGATATCAAGAAGCCGGGTCATGGAAGAGGTCCAACAGAGGCCCCAAGAGGCGAAAGGTATCCAACCAGGAGCAGTCCGATGGTGACGACAACCAAAAAAGCAGGGGGTATCTCGAcattggcggcgccgggtATCACGGATTACAccccgccgaggacgctCGCGCAGGCTAG
- a CDS encoding uncharacterized protein (COG:S~EggNog:ENOG503NXI1), with protein sequence MDPGPSDGKRPRLSSWSASTAQTSSLPHPHATQTSQRPPPLHSTPHPPQQHPQHQQHHTAAGQYSQAYPPRAAEHSSAPPPPPPPAGVHGHVQHPQHHQHQQHTDVDRRPYEPDTLAPMQDPYRTHQQQQQPPSPVHAAYHTYPPRESIVKREVVEDPRRPNSTGHAPDSLPPQPHAVPGTQASAPLQPSTFPSDGQPRHMSYDNGSSVPPTPGVYRAPTFPPPTPSQQPYDAHGAYPAEPFYSVYSSVASAKKKNTRASQACDQCRQLKAKCDETKPCKTCRDKGTECRYRDPVPKATDKAQADLLEGMAIVQNAVHNALQAFGERMTKLEDKVSQIYDCLHLKQSPATEEDVKTINHGSPLFEERRDSHYSGIDIPRDQIVTPTERNAMREAAEEDKLEDEPGPPVLPGEPAIPMNHTTLAGLLLDWDPIKHLTRHHVERVGIRHVGEFPISQEQNRGQLIVYGRGEAPHPSHQPRELLDHSRLPDVADDSSDMASPSPAADWGHVNGGLSPGEQVDYRGGALAFDGNPDFSESKVWPYVESFKENILNMHPIIQPRVLHEWVEHFLDSLPRVQPKTSKPQTSHKAFAVRASMETTGSKRKRSPGPEYEGSTTTGPVRAGKPDRTINTALVLTILALGKICLHRGNVPDAVHHSDQVPHGSPYSRNGVPPSPTQGSPPSHSTHSQSSGLASPKEPDRLPPSRRSSIPGQGAVRQGYDLKKNYEVIPGLEYFAFATDILGNHMGGVTNMKHVYANIFAGLYYGQLARPIESFAFIHSAGYKLQVLMRPSLSKLREMKKKQKFITEVKYNQLALAFWTCLQLESDIIAELPLPPSGLLAYEEDMPHPNLSLIDGFDTRVLDSYPGQLYLRTHLNSIHRMFYAPNEDADSGKLQTEAKFKNVSLVADSVSGMNWIAPCFAFRETDPPADDVLGARLRGKYWGAQVITYRPFIRMILEFNYSRGHQGVSNTLPVAEFRKGIVHPTIAPDAKSPKDLDAELIGLAIKGIKALIESTRAFHGLGDQRPIITNVFGTAHAQWGNLVVLAAAYVDPTLHDSVDGQLLKSLFEKTISFLKQSATATSALRLDMHILEGLQQDLFVHCIHEAKTNSSISSSVSLQTPKMSATAAHSLHPQDHPAHLQAASPHGHVGVPHAI encoded by the exons ATGGATCCAGGACCTTCTGACGGAAAACGCCCTCGCCTCTCATCTTGGTCAGCTTCCACAGCGCAAACTTCTTCCCTCCCACATCCTCATGCTACTCAAACCTCTCAACGCCCACCACCCCTCCACTCGACTCCTCACCCACCTCAGCAACACCCacagcatcaacaacaccacACGGCCGCAGGACAGTACAGTCAGGCATaccctcctcgagctgctgaaCATTCctctgcgccgccaccaccgccgcctcccgcggGCGTACACGGCCATGTTCAGCACCCGCAACACCAtcaacaccagcagcataCTGAcgtcgaccgccgcccatACGAACCGGACACTCTTGCACCTATGCAGGACCCCTACCGAactcaccagcagcaacagcaaccaCCATCGCCCGTGCATGCTGCGTATCATACGTATCCCCCGCGCGAGTCGATTGTGAAGAGAGAGGTGGTAGAAgaccctcggcggccgaaTTCAACCGGGCATGCGCCCGATAGCCTGCCACCTCAGCCTCACGCTGTGCCTGGCACGCAGGCTTCTGCGCCCCTCCAGCCGTCTACGTTCCCGTCAGATGGCCAACCTCGACACATGAGTTACGACAATGGCTCCTCGGTTCCCCCAACGCCGGGCGTATATCGTGCACCGACCTTCCCTCCACCTACGCCGTCGCAGCAACCTTATGACGCCCACGGCGCATATCCCGCAGAACCCTTCTATAGCGTATATTCGTCTGTGGCCTCGGCCAAGAAAAAGAATACGCGAGCGTCGCAG GCTTGTGATCAGTGCCGCCAACTCAAGGCAAAGTGCGATGAGACGAAGCCTTGCAAAACATGCAGAGACAAGGGTACTGAATGCAGATACCGAGACCCTGTCCCGAAGGC TACCGACAAGGCTCAGGCCGATCTTCTCGAAGGTATGGCGATCGTGCAGAATGCCGTGCATAACGCCCTGCAGGCGTTCGGCGAACGCATGACGAAGCTGGAGGACAAAGTTTCCCAAATCTACGATTGTCTTCACCTGAAACAGAGTCCGGCGACCGAAGAGGACGTCAAAACAATCAATCACGGGTCGCCTTTATTCGAGGAAAGGCGCGACAGCCATTACTCTGGGATCGACATACCGCGCGATCAGATCGTCACCCCTACAGAGCGTAACGCCatgcgcgaggcggctgAGGAGGACAAGCTCGAAGATGAACCGGGTCCACCCGTTCTTCCCGGAGAACCAGCTATCCCGATGAATCACACAACGCTGGCCGGGCTCCTCTTGGACTGGGATCCCATCAAACACCTCACGAGACATCATGTGGAACGCGTCGGCATCCGTCATGTCGGCGAGTTTCCCATTAGTCAGGAGCAGAACCGGGGTCAGCTCATCGTctacggccgcggcgaggcacCTCATCCGTCACACCAGCCAAGAGAGCTTCTGGATCACAGTCGGCTACCGGACGTGGCAGACGACTCTTCCGATatggcatcgccatcaccagcagctgACTGGGGACATGTCAACGGCGGTCTCAGCCCGGGTGAGCAGGTGGACTATCGAGGCGGGGCACTTGCATTTGACGGCAATCCAGACTTTTCGGAGTCCAAGGTCTGGCCCTACGTGGAGAGCTTCAAGGAAAACATCCTTAATATGCATCCAATCATCCAGCCTAGGGTGCTACATGAATGGGTCGAGCACTTCCTAGATAGTTTGCCAAGGGTCCAACCCAAAACGTCAAAACCGCAGACCTCGCACAAGGCGTTTGCCGTTCGAGCCTCCATGGAGACCACAGGGTCGAAGCGCAAGCGATCTCCGGGGCCAGAATATGAGGGGTCCACGACGACAGGCCCGGTGAGGGCTGGGAAGCCAGACAGGACGATCAACACCGCCTTGGTCCTCACGATCTTGGCATTGGGGAAAATCTGTCTACACCGTGGTAACGTTCCAGACGCCGTCCATCACTCCGACCAAGTTCCGCACGGTAGCCCTTATAGCCGCAATGGggtgccgccgtcaccaacGCAAGGCTCTCCCCCCAGTCATTCCACACACTCGCAATCCTCAGGCCTAGCATCACCTAAGGAGCCGGACCGCTTGCCTCCGAGTCGACGGTCGTCGATCCCCGGTCAAGGTGCGGTCCGCCAGGGTTATGATCTCAAGAAGAACTATGAAGTAATACCAGGCTTGGAGTACTTCGCCTTCGCCACCGACATCTTGGGAAACCACATGGGGGGTGTTACTAACATGAAGCACGTATATGCCAATATTTTCGCGGGTCTCTACTATGGCCAGCTCGCGCGTCCCATAGAGAGCTTTGCCTTCATTCATTCAGCTGGTTATAAGCTTCAGGTCCTGATGCGGCC GAGCCTGAGCAAATTAAGAGAGATGAAAAAGAAACAGAAGTTCATCACGGAAGTCAAGTACAATCAGCTTGCCTTGGCGTTTTGGACATGTCTGCAACTCGAAAG CGATATAATCGCAGAGCTCCCTCTGCCGCCCTCTGGGCTTCTCGCGTACGAGGAAGACATGCCGCATCCTAATCTGAGCCTTATTGATGGATTCGATACGCGCGTGCTCGATAGTTACCCAGGCCAGCTCTATCTAAGGACTCATCTCAATAGCATTCACCGAATGTTCTACGCCCCTAATGAGGACGCCGACTCAGGAAAGCTACAGACAGAGGCCAAGTTCAAAAACGTCTCTCTAGTAGCCGACTCAGTTTCGGGCATGAACTGGATCGCTCCCTGTTTCGCTTTCCGAGAGACTGACCcgccggccgacgacgtACTGGGTGCTCGGCTGCGAGGCAAGTACTGGGGTGCCCAGGTCATCACGTATCGACCGTTCATCAGGATGATCTTGGAATTCAACTATTCGAGGGGACACCAGGGTGTTTCAAACACTCTTCCCGTGGCAGAGTTTCGAAAAGGCATCGTTCACCCAACGATTGCCCCGGATGCCAAATCGCCCAAGGACCTTGACGCGGAGCTGATCGGGTTGGCGATcaagggcatcaaggccCTTATTGAAAGCACAAGAGCATTCCATGGACTGGGGGACCAGCGCCCCATCATCACAAACGTCTTTGGCACGGCACATGC CCAATGGGGTAATCTCGTAGTTCTTGCAGCAGCATACGTCGACCCCACACTACACGACAGCGTAGATGGGCAGCTGCTAAAGTCGCTTTTCGAAAAAACGATATCTTTTCTTAAGCAGTCCGCAACGGCAACGAGTGCACTTCGACTCGACATGCATATACTTGAAGGCCTGCAGCAGGATCTCTTCGTCCACTGCATACATGAGGCGAAGACGAACTCGAGCATCTCCAGCAGCGTCAGCTTGCAGACTCCGAAGATGTCTGCCACGGCAGCGCATTCTCTGCACCCGCAAGACCACCCGGCACATCTGCAAGCCGCGTCTCCCCATGGGCACGTGGGAGTCCCTCACGCGATATGA